Below is a genomic region from Pleuronectes platessa chromosome 18, fPlePla1.1, whole genome shotgun sequence.
TCTAATTTGCACATctatgtaaatgtttaattcaatATTGACTTATACTAATACAGTTCATCTCCTCGAGCAATCATCCTGAGCCACTGCACTTTATTCAAGCACATTTCTCTACAAACACTTTTCCCGTTGTCAACGGCacatattctgtattttttattacattcttttttaaatcatgcaGCTCAGTTGTAGATTCGCTCAGCTCACTGTTTCTCGTCCCTCAAACACCACAACCATCCACCAGCCGCTGCCGACGGACTGTCAACGTTTTCATGTAGCCTCTTTAAAGCCAGATCTTTATCTCTGAagatggtggagaccaaaacagagcatCCCTCTTTCACGTGAAGGATAATGTAGCAACTGTGAATGGTGATAACATGCAGCAACTGCTTGTTCTACTGCCCTCAAGTGGCCAGAAAATCTTTTAATGGCGCTTTAATGaacaaatgttgaaaatatgGGAATAATTAATGTACCATCATGGACTTTACATGAGCAGTATGAGCTATAATAAAACTCACCCGACTTCAtatttttatcttgtgtttttaaagtgatCATAGTAAGACTAACTAAGACAAACTATTTGAGCACTGAATACCAGAAATAAAAGGGTTAGTGGGACAGCACTGGATCAATAACTTATCCTCTAATGTCAGCAGTTGCTATGGATGATTCTACTGCTGGTTGTAGCTGCTGGGATCGGCGCAGTGAACCTTTCTCCTGGGAAGTTGAGCAGCTCCCAAAGTGGTTTCACAATCATCTCTGTCATATTTTAGTCCTGTCTCTTCTCTCAAGAGCACAAGCTGCAAACAAATGTCTTTCAAAAGTTTCAAATGTTCCACTGAAAGTAATCATTCAAGACACATCGTGGTCAAAGTCAGTCAATCTAATGCATTTAAAGCATGGCATCTGAAGGAGAAATATAAACTACATAATTGTGCATTAAAGTTGTACTGTGATTGATACTTTTACTTTGACCCAGCGTTCGTCTGTTAATGCTTAAATCCATTAAGAAGTTAAGACAGCTCCATGATATCAACATACTATCTTACAATGTTTTTGACACAGTTTAACCTCTGTTTAGCTATTTTAGTatattaaatatagtttaatatttatatatttgttcccATCATTGTCACTATACtgtaggttttttttatttcacagcaaGATATTAGATATAGTATTTTAAATAATGGTGTGTAACTAAAATGTAAGTTGATCCACTTgcattttatttctgtaaacaGTTGCATGTCAAATATATAATTGAGCTGTTGGGAATATTTTGGGGATTAAAGCCAGCTGCATTGCTGTAGTTGTATCTAATAGAGGTGCACTTTTCCTTAGGGTGCTACTCAACAGCCTAATGATATCTCAAGTGGATGTTGTATTTTGGGAGCCTTGTCTGAGGACTGAAAGGAGAGTGCACTGGGAATAGACATGACACAGTTCTCTGGAGCTTTGTGCTCAGCTCATTGTTCCctgttcaacaacaacacaaacagacacatgcgTTGTGACTTTAATGTTCTCATTGTGTTTATGTTGGtggataaaatacaaaaatggaAAAGACTAAAAACCACATGCTGTTGCTTAGAGGGGAGAAAGTAATATTTACTAGTAGCAtaggttttttaatttttctacCCCCAAAACTTATTAGATTTGGTTCTTATTTGTGAATGAGAGTGATTCACCTCAAcgcataatgataataatttatACTTATAATTAGTAGGTTGATAAATGTATCctttggaaaatgtgttaatatagCTAGTGTATTTATTGTAACCAGATGCTCCACTGtaaattaatgtgtgtgtgttcatttgaaTTCATGCAGCTCAGGTACCACGCAAGCTGACCTTCCTCTACTTGGCCAATGACGTCATTCAGAACAGCAAGAAAAAAGGGCCCGAGTTCACACAGGACTTTGCACCGGTCATCGTCGATGCATTCAAACACGTGTCCAGGTCAGATTTAACATTACCACATTGCATTGACATTCATGCTGTTTAAATTCACTGAGTTGTGTTGAGAATTTTTATCTAAAATTGGCAATTCAAGGAACTGTTCAGTCAGATTTCTCAAGGATAGCAGATGAAAATGAGAGTATGATACACTCCAATGGGATTAACATAATCTAGATTACCTAATGGTTCAGAAAGAGATATTTCCAAATTAGGAACACATGATTTGATGTGTGTATATTGACAGTTATTGGCATTATGGTTTGTCTGCATCGTCAAgtcttcacaaagcggtcaaacGTGTCTCTGAACTGTTTCCTGTGCAGAGAGGGCGAGGACGGCTGTAAGAAACAGTTGGGTCGGGTTCTGTCCATCTGGCAGGAGAGAGGAGTATACGAGACCAGCCTGATCGATCAACTCTCTCAAGTCTTGTGTAAGTACAATCCACATTAATCTCTACCTGCAATGAACACCCTACCATGTCTACACATTTTGGTGTTAACTACAATACATTACTAATAACCCTGCTTGTAGACAGGTTCAAACCTCACTTACTTGGTCTTGTAAAATGCATGTCATAACAGCACATGGCACTTGCTACTATGTTTTAGAGGTAGATTCTCCATAGCTAATCAACTTCATGGCAAGATGGtgaccttttttaatttgagcTAGAAACAACATTAAGCAGTTTTCATTCAGTTGCGTTTTCACCAGCACAGAAATCTCTGGAGTATTGTGGTGAGGCTTGATGCAGCAGAGGCAAGACGGGCGTATAAGTTCCGCTGCAGAGATGTTTTTGTACTTGCTCATCTTCTTCTGCGTCTTCTTTCatcttgagatatttgtattctttttttagtATTTTACAGTTTTCTGTCTGCTGCATCAACATGcgcatctcctgctgttttctcacattatACAGACTGTTTACTAGGCGTCTAGCAGGAGAAACTTCAGAGAAAGTCCGAAACCTGAAAGAAGCTTTATCTAATGTTTTTATtaccttcttctctttttcctctgaaTCTCAGATGGCGAAAAAAAGGCTAAGAAGAGGTCGTATGAGCAGATCCGACCAGACGATGACGACTTCGCCTCCCAGAGCTCTCCAGCTGAGCCCCCACAGGTGCTGCTCAGACAAACACTGACTCCATGAGAACaggatttaaatgaaatgatacTTTAAACTACATAGAGCTCATGTCatcatatattttaaatgttgatgcagCTACTTCTGAATGTaattttgttgtgtgtcttcCTTTCTCTGCTGCctattaaatgtatatttgacaGATACTTATCACCGCACATCATTAATCATACCTTATTCTTCTGTCACTCCTCCCATCCTTTCTCTCCTTTCACCTGCTGCCTCAGACAGCAGAGTTAATCCGAGCTCTGCAGGAGCTGGAAAATGCAGCCTCTGGCGACTCAGTGCTGCGTCAGCGAATCTCCTCCCTTCCTGCTGAGGTGCAGGACACGTCACTGCTTCACAGGATCACAGGTAGGAGGCAGGACGCAGCACGTTATCTGTATATACACTCACCCAGCACTGTATTAGGTACAACATTCTTAGTATAGGGTTTGAAACACTCAGGTCTGGTGACCGAGGCCACTGAAGTTCACTGAACATATTCTCATTTTCGTGAATCAGTTGGAGAAGACTTATTCTTGGAATCATGCATTATCGTGGTGGTAGTGGCCATTAGAAGATGGTAAATCGTGGCCATTAAGGGATCCACATGGTCAGCAACAGTACTCAGACTGCCTGTTGCATTCAAACAGTGATTAATCAATATTAAATGGCCCAGAAAtcacaaagaaaacattcccAACACTATTATAACATCCCAAGGCCGGCTAGGTTCATGGATTTTGTCCCACTGTgcctcagcagaaatccagaCTCATTAGACCCATGCTGTGTTTTTCTAGTTGTCATCTCTAGTTGTCTATGTCCAGTATAACCTCAGATTTCTGTTCCTGAAGTATGCTCCCTGCACACTAGAGGATTTTCAAttcttatttgattttaaaagaagTGTGAGACCACAGGCAACCAATTCTTGTTTGTGTCATGTTTAGCACTGTCTCTTTCATTCATGTTTGTGGGTTTTGCTCACTCAACAAATTGATGTTGCGTTCATACTTCACGGGTCAGTTATCCTCTAATGTGGCGTCTCCTGTTGTAGCTCGTCCACTCCGAGTTTCAATGTGCTGTTCATTCTGAGCAGCTTCTCTGCTCACCACAGTTGTAGGAAATGGTTTTATGAGCTACTGtcagtttctcctctgatctctctcccaTCAACAAAGTAATTCCAGCAGAGCTGCTGCTCACTGGGTGATTTGAGGTTTTGGAACCGTTTTGAGTAAACTGAAAGACTTCTGGCCCCAACAATCAGGCTTCAGTCAAAGTAACTGAGGTCTATATCTGCATAATTTGACCATTGAACCACTGCCACGTGATTGGCTGCTTGGATAGCGGCATGAATAAGCAGGTGAACTCGTGCCCCCAATAAAAGGCTTAACCATTTTAACCTACTATTTATTCAAAGGTTACTAAGCTTCCCCTCAAGAAACAAACACTAAAACCAGGATGAACAAAAGGGCGAGAAAtggctctgtctgtcacaggatACAATGTTTGAGTTGCCAGTAGTTACACAGTATCTGTTTAACCTTGTGTACTGATTGATAACTGAATGACCTCCACTTGAACCCTCTACATTAACAATGTTAAAGCATTGTGCTCCCTGTGTGCTGTCTGTGATTGCAGATAAAGAATCCGGGGATCGGCTCTCCCGGCTGGTGGAGGAGGCCTGCATGCTGCTCGCAGACTACAGCGGTCGCTTGGCAGCAGAGCTAGACGACAGGAGGCAGCTCACCCGCACGCTAACCGTCTTCCTGCAGAGCCAGAAGGATGGCTTGGTCCAGAACGAGCAGAAACTCGAAGTGCGTaaatcactttctttctttctcgtGCATGTCTCGTTTTCCTCACCTTCGTGTCATTATTAATCATTCTTTCTGTTCACAATTTGAAATAACATCACTTTTCATGTATTTCAGCAGTTAGATACTGCAGAGGGCCCCTTGTATTATTTCAAATTGAGTGTTAGGGCTGCAAGCCTTTGAAACTGGAAACATTCCACATTAGATCAAGCCACTTGACGTCAATGTGAGATATTCTCTCGTCATTGAAATACTCAAAGCCTTTTTTATTTAGTTCACTTCACTCAGTGCCATACGGTAAGTATCATTCCAAAAAGAGAGCGATGAAGTTCTCTCCTCGACAAACATATCTACTTAGTTTCCTGTTTTCTCCTAACCATGACAACAGTGCTTTGTTCTGTGTTGACATTAACTGTCTAGCCTTTATCCACAGGGGACCAAGAGGATAAAGTATCTCATATTTGTATCTTcacccagtctcaagtcttctgtaataaaaaagaaaaaatgaaaataaaagatgaaaatatttttgtgagtgcttttattttacacttgcCGCTCCTGGTGGTGTTTGCATTGTTTCAACATCCACAACCTTTAATGCTTCTTTTGTTGTATTGACACAGTAAATGTTACCTCAACACTAAGTATGAATTGAGCTCAATATGCTCATATACAGGTGCAAACAAAGAgcaagaaaaatacaataagtaTTAAGAATCCTGACACaaatgttattttacatttagaaATTTGTGCTTCCTACTGAGGTTTGAAGCCTGATCTGTTTGAACAACCACCTTAACGTATCAACTGgcacacaatcaaacacaataACGTCTTAGAAGTGACGTGTGCAGCAAAACTGGAGCAGAGATAAAGCACTTGAGCAACACTTAATGCCACTCTGTCTCTAAGGTGTCAACATTTCTGCATATACATGAACAGGGGTCAAATCATTTGATTGCATTGTGTCATTCATACACACCCCATACTTATACTGCTGTTAGTCGTAATACCAGTTGAAACACTCGGAAAACTCTTAACTCTAAGTTGAAAAACTTAGATTTGAGTTAAGTTTATTATCTTGAAACTGAGCCATGTTACAGGTTcagtcaaatacacacacacacacacatgcttataCATACAATGCTTTGGAAGGGGGATGAGTGGAATGTGTTAAAAGCACAAAAAAGTGCATTTTCATGGCACTTCAGTGATGGAAATCTTTCAAATGTGGTTGATTAAATTTCCCTCAATACTTTAAGTCCAATCCACCTATGCAGTACAaagttattaattattaatatatcCATTTTCATGCACTTTTCTTATTCTTGACTGAGATTTTTTCTACTCATACATCAGCCTGTTATTTATCACTGTCTACTTGCCAAAAATTGTGACCTCAATATTTCTGCTGAGTCTATAAAATAATCCCAAAAGTGC
It encodes:
- the LOC128462049 gene encoding regulation of nuclear pre-mRNA domain-containing protein 1A produces the protein MSAFSEAALEKKLCELSNSQQSVQTLSLWLIHHRKHSKTIVNVWISELKKAQVPRKLTFLYLANDVIQNSKKKGPEFTQDFAPVIVDAFKHVSREGEDGCKKQLGRVLSIWQERGVYETSLIDQLSQVLYGEKKAKKRSYEQIRPDDDDFASQSSPAEPPQTAELIRALQELENAASGDSVLRQRISSLPAEVQDTSLLHRITDKESGDRLSRLVEEACMLLADYSGRLAAELDDRRQLTRTLTVFLQSQKDGLVQNEQKLEEYKRKLTRVTQVRKELRSRLSNLPGRIYNPSD